One genomic segment of Tripterygium wilfordii isolate XIE 37 chromosome 9, ASM1340144v1, whole genome shotgun sequence includes these proteins:
- the LOC120006500 gene encoding eukaryotic translation initiation factor 2 subunit beta-like, with product MADNAQDLTNEVGELAPFDPSKKKKKKKVVVQDSAVDSVDKLAEKTESLSVSDGVENTFANMKKKKKKPVETNILNEESGDALEDLDEHADQDEEVEAIDLQPRCPWEGSDRDYEYEELLSRVFNILRENNPELAGDRRRTVMRPPQVLREGTKKTVFVNFMDLCRTMHRQAEHVMAFLLAELGTSGSLDGQQRLVVKGRFAPKNFEGILRRYVNEYVICIGCKSPDTILSKENRLFFLRCEKCGSGRSVAPIKAGFVARVGRRNAGT from the exons ATGGCTGACAATGCTCAGGATTTGACGAACGAGGTGGGAGAG CTTGCCCCCTTCGATCcttccaagaagaagaagaagaagaaggttgtGGTACAGGATTCTGCTGTTGATTCTGTGGACAAACTAGCTGAGAAAACTGAATCATTATCTG TTTCTGATGGTGTTGAAAATACATTTGCtaatatgaagaaaaagaagaagaagcct GtagaaacaaatatattaaatgaGGAAAGTGGGGATGCTTTAGAAGATTTGGATG AGCATGCTGACCAGGATGAAGAAGTGGAAGCAATTGATCTACAACCGCGTTGTCCTTGGGAAGGAAGTGATCGAGATTATGAATATGAGGAG CTTCTTAGTCGGGTATTCAACATATTACGTGAAAATAATCCTGAACTCGCTGGAGATAGGCGTAGAACGGTGATGAGGCCTCCACAAGTTCTTCGTGAGGGCACAAAGAAAactgtttttgtgaattttatgGATCTTTGCAGAAC GATGCATCGGCAGGCAGAACATGTCATGGCCTTCTTGCTGGCTGAGTTGGGAACTAGTGGATCTCTTGATGGACAGCAGAGGTTGGTCGTTAAGGGTAGATTTGcccccaaaaattttgaagggaTCTTGCGTCGATATGTCA ATGAGTACGTCATTTGTATTGGATGCAAAAGTCCTGACACAATACTCTCAAAGGAGAATCGTCTCTTCTTTCTCAGATGTGAGAAG TGTGGCTCTGGTCGATCAGTTGCACCAATTAAAGCTGGCTTTGTTGCTCGTGTTGGTCGTAGGAATGCTGGGACTTAA
- the LOC120006468 gene encoding PAMP-induced secreted peptide 1: MKTSTTTTLLIILMISVAILNHVGVVDAARVLSESEDFASANHLKTYSSSSSVYEKAKTTMACWLQRLASGPSPRGPGH, from the coding sequence atgaaaacaagcaccaccaccaccctttTGATCATTTTGATGATTTCAGTGGCAATTTTGAACCATGTTGGAGTGGTTGATGCGGCGAGGGTGTTGTCGGAGTCGGAGGACTTTGCCAGTGCAAACCACCTCAAGACGTACTCGTCGTCGTCGTCGGTCTACGAGAAGGCGAAGACCACCATGGCCTGCTGGCTTCAACGGCTAGCATCAGGTCCCAGCCCTAGAGGACCTGGTCATTGA
- the LOC120006437 gene encoding endochitinase EP3-like — translation MVPKSLVLATLIAAVILATTLPNYVMGQDCGCAADLCCSRYGYCGTGDDYCGVGCQQGSCYAAPPTNDVVVADIVTSEFFAGIMDQADAGCEGKSFYSRAVFLDALDSYPQFGRVGSVDDSKREIAALFAHFTHETGHFCYIEEINGTSRDYCDETNTQYPCNPNKGYYGRGSIQLSWNFNYGPAGEAIGFDGLNAPETVANDPLVAFRTGLWYWMNSVRPVINQGFGATIRAINGALECDGGNPATVQRRVGYYTDYCNQFGVAPGDNLTC, via the exons ATGGTGCCAAAGAGTCTGGTTCTAGCCACACTCATAGCAGCAGTAATTCTTGCCACAACCTTGCCCAACTATGTGATGGGTCAAGACTGTGGCTGTGCTGCAGACTTGTGCTGCAGCCGGTACGGTTATTGTGGCACTGGGGATGACTACTGTGGCGTCGGCTGCCAACAAGGCTCTTGCTATGCAGCTCCACCAACTAATGATGTCGTTGTGGCAGACATCGTCACGTCGGAATTCTTCGCTGGCATAATGGATCAAGCTGACGCTGGTTGTGAGGGGAAAAGCTTCTACTCTAGAGCTGTGTTTCTTGATGCACTCGACTCTTATCCTCAGTTTGGTAGAGTCGGTTCTGTTGATGATTCCAAGCGCGAAATCGCTGCTCTGTTCGCTCATTTCACTCACGAGACTGGAC ATTTTTGCTACATTGAGGAGATAAATGGTACATCTAGGGACTATTGTGATGAGACCAACACACAATATCCATGCAACCCTAACAAGGGTTACTATGGCCGTGGTTCGATCCAACTATCTTGGAACTTCAACTACGGACCGGCAGGAGAAGCTATTGGATTCGACGGACTAAATGCGCCGGAGACAGTGGCTAATGATCCCTTGGTGGCCTTCAGGACAGGCCTGTGGTATTGGATGAACTCTGTTCGTCCGGTAATAAACCAAGGGTTCGGGGCAACCATCCGAGCCATTAACGGTGCACTTGAATGTGATGGTGGAAACCCTGCAACCGTCCAACGCAGAGTTGGGTACTACACTGATTACTGTAATCAATTTGGTGTTGCTCCTGGGGATAATCTCACTTGTTAA
- the LOC120006438 gene encoding endochitinase EP3-like, with the protein MVPKSLVLATLLAGVILATTLPKYVMGQDCGCAADLCCSRYGYCGTGDAYCGVGCQQGSCYAAPPTNDVVVADIVTSEFFAGIMDQADAGCEGKSFYSRAVFLDALDSYPQFGRVGSVDDSKREIAALFAHFTHETGHFCYIEEINGTSRDYCDETNTQYPCNPNKGYYGRGPIQLSWNFNYGPAGEAIGFDGLNAPETVANDPLVAFRTGLWYWMNFVRPVINQGFGATIRAINGALECDGGNPATVQRRVGYYTDYCNQFGVAPGDNLTC; encoded by the exons ATGGTGCCAAAGAGTCTGGTTCTAGCCACACTCCTAGCAGGAGTAATTCTTGCCACAACCTTGCCCAAATATGTGATGGGTCAAGACTGTGGCTGTGCTGCAGACTTGTGCTGCAGCCGGTACGGTTATTGTGGCACTGGGGATGCCTACTGTGGCGTCGGCTGCCAACAAGGCTCTTGCTATGCAGCTCCACCAACTAATGATGTCGTTGTGGCAGACATCGTCACGTCGGAATTCTTCGCTGGCATAATGGATCAAGCTGACGCTGGTTGTGAGGGGAAAAGCTTCTACTCTAGAGCTGTGTTTCTTGATGCACTCGACTCTTATCCTCAGTTTGGTAGAGTCGGTTCTGTTGATGATTCCAAGCGCGAAATCGCTGCTCTGTTCGCTCATTTCACTCACGAGACTGGAC ATTTTTGCTACATTGAGGAGATAAATGGTACATCTAGGGACTATTGCGATGAGACCAACACACAATATCCATGTAACCCTAACAAGGGTTACTACGGCCGTGGACCCATCCAACTATCTTGGAACTTCAACTACGGACCGGCAGGAGAAGCTATTGGATTCGACGGATTAAATGCGCCGGAGACGGTGGCTAATGATCCCCTGGTGGCCTTCAGGACAGGCTTGTGGTATTGGATGAACTTTGTTCGTCCGGTGATAAACCAAGGGTTCGGGGCAACCATCCGAGCCATTAATGGTGCGCTTGAATGTGATGGTGGAAACCCTGCAACCGTCCAACGCAGAGTTGGGTACTACACTGATTACTGTAATCAATTTGGTGTTGCTCCTGGGGATAATCTCACTTGTTAA